The following coding sequences lie in one Rutidosis leptorrhynchoides isolate AG116_Rl617_1_P2 chromosome 4, CSIRO_AGI_Rlap_v1, whole genome shotgun sequence genomic window:
- the LOC139842290 gene encoding uncharacterized protein, with amino-acid sequence MAEELYVDEYLRKPTSSDIARLYSAHEEKHGFKGMLRSIDCMHWKWKICQNAWKGAAGANNNVNVLNQSPLFDDIKNGNAPFAPFTVNENEYTNGYYLTDGIYPYWSTLMKAYSTPTDEPLAKFKRFQESARKDVERTFGILQGRFHILQMAGRPHTVNKLRLRKT; translated from the exons ATGGCTGAAG AACTATATGTTGATGAATATTTGAGGAAACCAACGAGTAGCGATATAGCTCGTTTGTATAGCGCGCACGAAGAAAAACATGGGTTTAAGGGAATGCTTAGAAGCATTGACTGCATGCATTGGAAGTGGAAGATTTGTCAAAATGCTTGGAAAGG TGCCGCAGGTGCAAACAACAATGTTAATGTTTTGAATCAATCTCCGTTGTTTGATGACATTAAGAATGGAAATGCACCATTCGCTCCATTTACTGTAAATGAAAATGAATACACAAATGGTTATTATTTGACGGACGGTATTTATCCATATTGGTCAACGTTGATGAAGGCATATTCGACCCCAACCGACGAGCCACTTGCAAAATTTAAAAGATTTCAAGAAAGTGCACGTAAAGATGTCGAAAGAACATTCGGTATTCTTCAAGGTAGATTCCATATTTTACAAATGGCTGGACGACCACACACCGTCAATAAGTTGAGGCTGAGGAAAACATGA
- the LOC139842292 gene encoding uncharacterized protein has protein sequence MSQPNTHFSQGSQLPTWNGGYWVCPPQPQAYGTQNGVNGTNGAPLANNTTDVDNFWKNQKTPFTTGIQNHPLPTGMKIPSHLGYYEGKEDPEDYINVFEGAVRMAKWDMAVVCHAFSYMLKSDARIWFDTLAKDSISSFDELKRYFKSKFSQQKRHKKNHVAAHSIRQKEHEATRTFLSRYTDETHQIAGLPETQRISGLLYGCRARSLVEHLTRDLPDSYEKLLKRAYVWLDAKETAGTFTYEDQSNSKRKEKSSNREERHGKREDKGRYAPYKWENNAGILGTLIKTPKEILSTEKAAQAFKAPPKLAKKGKPRDTSKFCVFHNDYGHETDECIQLKLAIEDAVRSGNLSHLVKGIRKTTKASEPVTENKKPKTGKAILAIESCFAVESRRHFKRSRSHQVIDWEEISFPALDTITPSDQPVTISGMIFDRDVHRIYLDSGSSCDIMYEHCFQQLSPAIKARLMPPRVPRVGFSGERCWPIGEIDLDFTIGEPPMTTETLDIVIVQANSQHNILLGRMAMMKMGIVVSTIHQLVKFHTSQGIATLPSTYDQSKVIMAIKETMVNPGETILETKEENSHEEKVSINPFFPEQQITIGRQLPSDLKVGLRKLLQSNMDVFAWEYKDMTRIPRTLNILGAEVITEHRLNEYKHLDLIYQKREI, from the coding sequence ATGAGCCAACCAAATACGCATTTTTCTCAAGGATCCCAACTGCCAACTTGGAATGGCGGATACTGGGTGTGTCCACCCCAACCACAAGCGTATGGAACACAAAATGGTGTTAACGGCACCAACGGTGCCCCTTTAGCAAACAACACTACGGATGTAGACAACTTTTGGAAGAACCAGAAGACGCCTTTCACTACAGGCATCCAGAACCACCCGTTACCCACGGGGATGAAGATACCTTCGCACTTGGGATACTACGAAGGGAAGGAAGATCCGGAAGATTATATCAATGTATTCGAAGGAGCCGTCAGGATGGCCAAATGGGACATGGCCGTGGTCTGCCATGCCTTCTCATACATGCTCAAAAGTGATGCGAGAATATGGTTTGACACTTTAGCTAAAGACTCGATATCAAGCTTCGACGAACTAAAGCGATATTTCAAGTCCAAGTTTAGTCAGCAAAAGCGTCACAAGAAAAATCATGTTGCCGCACACAGTATTCGACAGAAGGAACACGAAGCAACTCGAACTTTCCTTAGTCGGTACACCGACGAAACCCATCAAATAGCTGGCCTACCGGAGACACAGAGAATCTCGGGCCTCCTGTATGGCTGCAGGGCCCGTTCCCTAGTAGAACATCTTACTCGGGACCTCCCGGATAGCTACGAGAAACTTCTCAAAAGAGCCTATGTTTGGCTAGATGCGAAGGAAACTGCTGGAACCTTCACATACGAAGACCAATCTAATTCAAAGCGAAAGGAAAAGTCCAGTAACCGGGAAGAAAGGCATGGGAAAAGAGAGGATAAAGGACGTTATGCCCCTTACAAATGGGAAAATAACGCCGGAATCCTAGGAACACTCATAAAAACTCCGAAGGAAATCCTTTCCACGGAAAAGGCAGCACAAGCCTTCAAAGCACCACCAAAGTTGGCTAAGAAAGGAAAACCCAGAGACACAAGCAAATTCTGCGTCTTCCATAATGACTATGGTCATGAGACAGACGAATGCATTCAGCTAAAGCTTGCCATCGAAGACGCAGTAAGATCAGGGAATCTTTCGCACTTGGTGAAAGGAATTCGAAAGACAACGAAGGCTTCCGAGCCTGTTACCGAAAACAAAAAGCCTAAGACGGGAAAAGCAATCCTAGCCATAGAGAGTTGCTTCGCAGTTGAATCCCGAAGGCATTTCAAAAGAAGCAGATCACACCAAGTCATTGACTGGGAGGAAATCTCCTTCCCTGCGCTAGATACTATCACGCCTTCAGATCAACCGGTCACTATCAGCGGCATGATATTCGATAGAGATGTACACAGAATCTATCTCGACAGCGGTAGCTCGTGTGACATTATGTACGAACACTGCTTTCAGCAGCTCAGCCCAGCAATTAAGGCACGATTGATGCCACCACGAGTGCCCCGAGTTGGCTTCTCAGGAGAAAGGTGCTGGCCGATAGGCGAAATAGACCTTGATTTCACCATTGGAGAGCCACCTATGACAACAGAGACACTAGACATCGTTATCGTTCAAGCAAATTCACAACACAACATTCTGCTGGGGAGAATGGCAATGATGAAAATGGGAATCGTAGTATCCACTATACaccaactagtcaagtttcatacaagccaAGGGATAGCTACTCTCCCGTCAACCTATGACCAAAGCAAGGTGATCATGGCTATCAAAGAAACTATGGTGAATCCCGGAGAAACTATCCTAGAAACCAAAGAAGAAAACTCACATGAAGAAAAGGTATCCATCAACCCTTTCTTCCCTGAACAGCAAATTACCATCGGAAGGCAATTACCTTCGGACTTGAAGGTGGGACTACGCAAGTTACTTCAATCCAACATGGATGTCTTCGCCTGGGAATATAAAGATATGACGAGGATCCCCCGAACTCTAAATATCCTAGGGGCAGAAGTTATAACGGAACACAGGCTCAACGAATACAAGCACTTAGATCTCATTTACCAAAAAAGAGAAATTTAA